The following coding sequences lie in one Halarcobacter mediterraneus genomic window:
- a CDS encoding efflux RND transporter periplasmic adaptor subunit translates to MKIKLSVLFFALIVLFSACSNKENENKDKEDLKIVFATKPKAKDLDEFRVFDAIAKANEQMKLSFKVQGNLEVFKLDIGDEVRKNQLLASLDKEPYLIQVSQIQYALKEAKASLKYAKSTYERTKKLYINQNASASDIDNAKASYDAAKAKVKNINKQLDYAKLQLSYTKLYAPISGFISSKYVNESENVSAGTPIVLLSDKIVNEVYINMPESIINRLSKEQKVQVSFDSLPSKKFNGFISEISKTASSNEKTYLVIVKLKESSPLIKVGMSAEVFFNFENLHKNIFLLPHSSVLNDKKDYFVYVLQKENDIYKVRKNVIKVGQLTSEGYEVLSGIKGNELVLKAGMSEVFEDMSVKIGNIKKLDE, encoded by the coding sequence ATGAAAATTAAATTATCAGTACTATTTTTTGCACTAATAGTTTTATTTAGTGCTTGTTCTAACAAAGAGAATGAAAATAAAGACAAAGAAGATTTAAAAATAGTTTTTGCAACAAAACCAAAAGCAAAAGATTTAGATGAGTTTAGAGTTTTTGATGCTATTGCAAAAGCAAATGAACAAATGAAATTAAGTTTTAAAGTTCAAGGAAACTTGGAAGTATTTAAATTAGATATTGGAGATGAAGTAAGGAAAAATCAACTTCTTGCAAGTTTAGATAAAGAACCATATCTTATTCAAGTTTCACAAATACAGTATGCTTTAAAAGAAGCAAAAGCTAGTTTAAAATATGCAAAAAGTACTTATGAAAGAACAAAAAAACTTTATATAAATCAAAATGCAAGTGCGAGTGATATAGATAATGCAAAAGCTTCATATGATGCAGCAAAAGCAAAGGTAAAAAATATTAATAAACAATTGGATTATGCAAAACTTCAATTATCGTATACCAAACTTTACGCACCTATTTCAGGTTTTATTTCTTCAAAGTATGTTAATGAAAGTGAAAATGTTTCAGCTGGAACACCAATTGTTTTATTAAGTGATAAAATTGTAAATGAAGTTTATATAAATATGCCAGAATCTATAATAAATAGATTAAGTAAAGAACAAAAAGTTCAAGTTTCTTTTGATTCTCTTCCTTCAAAGAAATTTAATGGTTTTATCTCAGAAATATCAAAAACAGCTTCATCTAATGAAAAAACTTATTTAGTAATAGTAAAACTAAAAGAGAGCTCACCTTTAATAAAAGTAGGAATGTCTGCTGAAGTCTTTTTTAATTTTGAAAATCTTCATAAAAATATTTTTTTACTTCCTCATAGCTCAGTTTTAAATGATAAAAAAGACTACTTTGTTTATGTTTTACAAAAAGAAAATGATATTTATAAAGTTCGAAAGAATGTAATCAAAGTAGGGCAACTTACAAGTGAAGGTTATGAAGTCTTATCAGGTATAAAAGGAAATGAATTAGTTTTAAAAGCTGGAATGAGTGAAGTTTTTGAAGATATGTCTGTAAAAATAGGCAATATTAAAAAACTGGATGAATAA
- a CDS encoding TolC family protein translates to MKYKIVVFLCVFLFEFMWAKEYKINLVLDENSFFLFDSIKADTKTLFDIDDNINYKLQRCSDSCEKIKVKGVYLLNKDIKEKEQKESYFITFNHISNAIDKKRVSRAVALAIFEYLKENNKTASKYIKNSIKEIILKEKRINTIFDLDDIYKKVVSNNFEFRKNNNETILSSLDINEAKTLYKPQLEVFSNVIQIDSDRAKYSNGQYSEGTVEIGAKLSQVVFSNKVLENIKIKKLLDKSNISNIKSKNDEIIYKTIVTYLNVLKAQKYKEIIKIKQNFITQNLNFAKQRFEVGVKDKTDVYRWESELANVNIQLANAVKDLNSLKIELANISLIQKEYKLKDYDFEAKRFKLLNTYAKKVVENEKVQKLFLEEIILTHPNLIQINKLIEAKEQEKSMNEKSRYLPNIALEAQGKKIVERYGEAKDYARYWDDKEYQAVLNFSFPFYEGGKKSVQIQKNQIELINLKLEYENAKNLIRKNIKQNSDSLNKSYEKIFYAKDSQNYSKKNYQSILDRYKVGKENIITLLDAQNSYFISKINKTISEIDYLEDLSSIYFFSGNIQVLVNSEEKRSLEEKLLKVINEN, encoded by the coding sequence ATGAAATATAAAATAGTGGTTTTTCTTTGTGTCTTTTTATTTGAATTTATGTGGGCAAAAGAGTATAAAATAAATTTAGTTTTAGATGAAAACTCTTTTTTTCTTTTTGATAGTATAAAAGCAGATACAAAAACACTTTTTGATATAGATGATAATATAAACTATAAACTTCAAAGATGTTCTGATTCTTGTGAAAAAATAAAAGTAAAAGGAGTATATCTTTTAAATAAAGATATAAAAGAAAAGGAACAAAAAGAGTCTTATTTTATTACTTTTAATCATATTTCAAATGCAATTGACAAAAAAAGAGTTTCAAGAGCAGTTGCTTTAGCTATATTTGAGTATTTAAAAGAAAATAATAAAACAGCTTCAAAGTATATAAAAAATAGTATAAAAGAAATTATTTTAAAAGAAAAAAGAATAAATACAATCTTTGATTTAGATGATATTTATAAAAAAGTAGTTTCAAATAATTTTGAGTTTAGAAAAAATAATAATGAAACTATATTAAGCTCCTTGGATATTAATGAAGCAAAAACTTTATATAAACCGCAACTTGAAGTTTTTTCAAATGTAATTCAAATAGATAGTGATAGGGCTAAATATAGCAATGGTCAATATTCTGAAGGAACAGTTGAAATTGGAGCAAAATTATCACAAGTGGTTTTTTCTAATAAAGTACTTGAAAATATAAAAATAAAAAAGTTATTAGATAAATCTAATATAAGTAATATAAAGTCTAAAAATGATGAAATTATTTATAAAACAATTGTTACATATTTAAATGTTTTAAAAGCTCAAAAATATAAAGAGATTATAAAAATAAAACAAAACTTTATTACTCAGAATTTAAATTTTGCAAAACAAAGATTTGAAGTTGGAGTTAAAGATAAAACAGATGTTTATAGATGGGAAAGTGAACTTGCAAATGTGAATATTCAGTTAGCAAATGCAGTAAAAGATTTAAACTCTTTAAAAATAGAACTAGCAAACATAAGTTTAATACAAAAAGAGTATAAATTAAAAGATTATGATTTTGAAGCAAAAAGGTTTAAACTTCTTAATACCTATGCTAAAAAAGTAGTAGAAAATGAAAAGGTTCAAAAACTATTTTTAGAAGAAATTATTCTTACTCATCCAAACTTAATCCAAATAAATAAACTTATTGAAGCTAAAGAGCAAGAAAAAAGTATGAATGAAAAATCAAGGTATCTTCCTAATATTGCTTTAGAAGCTCAAGGTAAAAAAATAGTTGAAAGATATGGGGAAGCTAAAGATTATGCAAGGTATTGGGATGATAAGGAGTATCAAGCTGTTCTTAATTTTTCTTTTCCTTTTTATGAAGGTGGTAAAAAAAGTGTACAGATTCAAAAAAATCAAATTGAGTTAATAAATTTAAAATTAGAGTATGAAAATGCTAAGAATCTTATTAGAAAAAATATAAAACAAAATAGTGATTCTTTAAATAAATCTTATGAAAAAATATTTTATGCAAAAGACTCTCAAAACTATTCAAAGAAGAACTATCAATCAATTTTAGATAGATATAAAGTAGGGAAAGAGAATATTATTACTCTTTTAGATGCTCAAAATTCATACTTTATCTCAAAAATCAATAAAACTATTTCTGAAATAGATTATTTAGAGGATTTAAGTTCTATTTATTTCTTTAGTGGAAATATCCAAGTTTTAGTAAATAGTGAAGAAAAAAGAAGTTTAGAAGAAAAATTATTAAAGGTTATAAATGAAAATTAA
- a CDS encoding TetR/AcrR family transcriptional regulator — MRTTKERILEIALELFNEKGCLNTSTRHIAEKLGISIGNLYYHFKNKESILIEIFNEYIEVVFKKIKELDYEKDEIFLLKQFLADSIEADIKYRFLHLELNLLVMNFPAFKKIMEQHLHFELETIKGLVRHQIKYGYITSMSELELDIFVSNSWIIATQNASYWNLLSEDFIENSKKAALNIYFLVKPYLTQKSFENDDIKDIENFLGSII, encoded by the coding sequence TTGAGAACAACAAAAGAAAGAATATTAGAAATTGCCCTTGAACTTTTTAATGAAAAAGGCTGTCTAAACACTTCAACTAGGCATATTGCTGAAAAATTAGGAATTAGTATAGGAAATCTTTATTATCACTTTAAAAATAAAGAGTCAATTTTAATTGAAATATTTAATGAATATATAGAAGTGGTTTTTAAAAAGATAAAAGAGCTTGATTATGAAAAAGATGAGATATTTTTATTAAAGCAGTTTCTTGCTGATAGCATAGAAGCAGACATCAAATATAGGTTTTTGCATTTAGAGTTAAATCTTCTTGTGATGAATTTTCCTGCTTTTAAAAAGATTATGGAGCAACATTTGCATTTTGAGTTAGAAACAATAAAAGGTCTGGTAAGACATCAAATAAAGTATGGGTATATAACTTCTATGTCTGAATTGGAGCTTGATATTTTTGTTTCAAACTCTTGGATTATTGCAACTCAGAATGCTTCTTATTGGAATCTTTTAAGTGAAGATTTTATAGAAAATTCAAAAAAGGCTGCTTTGAATATCTACTTTTTAGTTAAGCCATATTTGACTCAAAAGAGTTTTGAAAATGACGATATAAAAGATATAGAAAATTTTTTAGGAAGTATAATATGA
- a CDS encoding rhodanese-like domain-containing protein, translated as MKILLLFSFLLVSLFAVNPIILPMKGVKVEHTYSNGKKETITIERESAKECLNIGINVENFQNENLASSKINDKCKKTFITVKGIIQPLQLEKGVKTVAELEVLEFIENKLIQNPNKYILVDSRTQDWFNKGTIPSAKSIPYDEFEYDEDFEKEYYEAYKKLNVKVTNKNEYDFSKAKTAMFFCNGSWCAQSPRAIKHLIKIGYPKEKILWYRGGIASWAGVSLSLTKDMKLVK; from the coding sequence ATGAAAATCTTATTATTATTTTCTTTTCTATTAGTATCTTTATTTGCAGTTAACCCAATAATTCTTCCAATGAAAGGGGTTAAAGTTGAACATACTTATTCAAATGGAAAAAAAGAAACAATAACTATTGAAAGAGAAAGTGCAAAAGAGTGTTTAAATATAGGAATAAATGTAGAAAACTTTCAAAATGAAAATTTAGCTTCATCTAAAATTAATGATAAATGTAAAAAAACATTTATTACAGTCAAAGGTATTATTCAACCTTTACAATTGGAAAAAGGAGTAAAAACTGTGGCTGAGTTAGAAGTACTTGAATTCATTGAAAATAAATTAATTCAAAATCCTAATAAATACATTTTAGTAGATAGTAGAACACAAGATTGGTTCAATAAAGGAACAATCCCATCTGCAAAAAGTATTCCCTATGATGAGTTTGAATACGATGAAGATTTTGAAAAAGAGTACTATGAAGCATATAAAAAGCTAAATGTAAAAGTTACAAACAAAAATGAATATGATTTTTCAAAAGCAAAAACAGCTATGTTTTTTTGTAATGGTTCATGGTGCGCCCAATCTCCAAGAGCTATTAAACATCTTATAAAAATAGGATACCCAAAAGAAAAAATCCTTTGGTATCGTGGAGGAATAGCTTCTTGGGCAGGAGTTTCTTTATCTTTAACAAAAGATATGAAACTTGTAAAATAA
- a CDS encoding SDR family oxidoreductase, with translation MKRVLITGGNKGIGLKVVEKFLEFDYEIIVVARDFSSFPYKDKVQTIEYDLSNVLGLKDLAKEIGDIDILINNAGYMQPKYSYDNYPLEAKEHILNVDLHTPVELMTLFSEGMKKKSYGRIVNTASIAGQIGHPDIWYGIAKAGLINATKIFAKLLGSYNIVVNCIAPSPVETDMQKDNSEERKEEFKKAVPCGRFAEPEEAAEVIFWLATSCPEYVNGTTVDFNNASYVR, from the coding sequence GTGAAAAGAGTTCTTATAACAGGTGGAAATAAAGGAATTGGGCTTAAAGTAGTTGAAAAGTTTTTAGAATTTGATTATGAAATTATAGTTGTAGCAAGGGACTTTTCATCATTTCCTTACAAAGATAAAGTTCAAACTATTGAGTATGATTTATCAAATGTTTTAGGTTTAAAAGATTTAGCAAAAGAAATAGGTGATATAGATATTCTAATAAACAATGCAGGATATATGCAACCAAAATATTCTTATGATAATTATCCTTTAGAAGCAAAGGAACATATTTTAAATGTAGATTTACATACGCCAGTTGAATTAATGACTTTATTTAGTGAAGGAATGAAGAAAAAATCATATGGAAGAATTGTAAACACAGCTTCAATAGCAGGACAAATAGGACATCCTGATATTTGGTATGGAATTGCAAAAGCAGGATTAATAAATGCAACAAAGATATTTGCAAAGTTATTAGGAAGCTATAATATTGTAGTAAATTGTATTGCTCCAAGTCCTGTGGAGACAGATATGCAAAAGGATAATTCAGAAGAAAGAAAAGAAGAGTTTAAAAAAGCTGTTCCTTGTGGAAGATTTGCTGAACCTGAAGAAGCTGCTGAGGTGATTTTTTGGTTAGCAACTTCTTGTCCTGAGTATGTAAATGGAACAACCGTAGATTTTAATAATGCTTCTTATGTAAGATAA
- a CDS encoding translocation/assembly module TamB domain-containing protein — protein MKKLFFGLTIFIILIIGSIYTVLFTAIGNSFVASLIESKVNEGQKDVNLKVNNFKLTTNTIAFKATIDDNSVIDIQGNLNIFAKSIDVDYNINIKDLSKLQNITNQKLNGSFSTKGNIKGDSKLAKIKGSSSVASSETAYDINLVDFNPKSAVLNIKNAKIEELLFLVNQPIYANGILNIDAVIKDANVNALDGAIKTSVSNGVLNLNSINPKIEQKSTTPIVFNFQTVTKLFSNVASSSVDFNSSIANLDIKKADFNIKETSLNSDYNLFVKSLAQLEPILNQKLNGSFSTNGNISFVNNNLNINGKSDIFKSKTSYDFLVENSKPKTVKVNISDAQISSLLNFVNQPLLAEGLLNIDANISNAQIGNLEGTVITKLKDGLVNNNVVNKTYNQKLKDKLTFQADINTKLNNFLASSLVDVDTSLATIDMKKAVYDIENLSFDSDYTLNVADLKKLYDVSQMKMRGNIQVDGNISQGKDKLAVDGKSELFGGNINFNLLNDDFNAKIDNVEIKDLTHMLYYPEIFTSKSNIDVAYNLANKKGTLSGDLLKGQFIKNEFSTIINTFAKFDLTKEIYEKVQIKSDIDNQIINTFVDMESSLTKITVPSSTLNTEKNTINALIQTKIKKYEFDTTVTGNLSNPKVKVDTSSFVKDKIKNKVKEKLKDKLKDKIDGSLLDNLLNKAPKNEIKKPATDAEIAKAFREIFG, from the coding sequence ATGAAAAAATTATTTTTTGGTTTGACTATTTTTATTATCCTCATTATTGGTTCTATTTATACTGTATTATTTACAGCTATTGGAAACTCGTTTGTTGCTTCTTTGATAGAAAGTAAGGTAAATGAAGGTCAAAAAGATGTTAATTTAAAAGTAAATAATTTTAAGCTTACAACAAATACTATTGCTTTTAAAGCAACTATTGATGACAATTCGGTAATTGATATTCAAGGTAACTTAAACATTTTTGCAAAAAGTATTGATGTAGATTATAATATAAATATCAAAGATTTATCAAAACTTCAAAATATTACAAATCAAAAATTAAATGGTTCCTTCTCTACAAAAGGTAATATAAAAGGTGATTCTAAACTTGCTAAAATAAAAGGTTCAAGTTCTGTTGCTTCAAGTGAAACAGCTTATGATATAAATTTAGTTGATTTCAATCCAAAAAGTGCAGTTTTAAATATTAAAAACGCAAAAATTGAAGAACTACTTTTTTTAGTAAATCAGCCAATTTATGCAAATGGTATTTTAAATATTGATGCCGTGATTAAAGATGCCAATGTAAATGCTTTAGATGGGGCTATAAAAACTTCTGTTTCAAATGGTGTTTTAAATCTTAATTCAATAAATCCAAAAATTGAACAAAAATCAACAACTCCAATTGTTTTTAACTTTCAAACCGTTACAAAACTATTTTCAAATGTTGCTTCAAGTAGTGTAGATTTTAATAGTTCTATTGCAAACTTAGATATTAAAAAAGCAGATTTTAATATAAAAGAGACAAGTCTTAACAGTGATTATAATTTATTTGTTAAAAGTTTAGCTCAGTTAGAGCCTATATTAAATCAAAAGTTAAATGGTTCTTTTTCTACAAATGGTAATATCTCTTTTGTGAATAATAATTTAAATATAAATGGTAAAAGTGATATTTTTAAATCAAAAACTTCATATGATTTTTTAGTTGAAAATTCAAAACCAAAAACAGTAAAAGTAAATATTTCAGATGCTCAAATTTCTTCTTTATTAAATTTTGTAAACCAACCCTTGTTAGCAGAAGGTTTATTAAATATTGATGCAAATATCTCAAATGCACAAATTGGCAACTTAGAAGGTACTGTAATAACAAAACTAAAAGATGGACTTGTAAACAATAATGTAGTAAATAAAACTTATAATCAAAAATTAAAAGATAAGTTAACTTTTCAAGCTGATATAAATACAAAATTAAACAACTTTCTTGCAAGTTCTCTTGTAGATGTAGATACAAGTCTTGCAACTATTGATATGAAAAAAGCTGTTTATGATATTGAGAATTTAAGTTTTGATAGTGATTATACATTAAATGTAGCAGACCTTAAAAAACTATATGATGTAAGCCAAATGAAAATGAGAGGAAATATTCAAGTAGATGGTAATATTTCTCAAGGAAAAGATAAACTTGCAGTAGATGGTAAAAGTGAGTTATTTGGAGGAAATATAAATTTTAACTTGTTAAATGATGATTTTAATGCAAAAATTGATAATGTAGAAATAAAAGATTTAACTCATATGTTATATTATCCAGAAATTTTCACTTCAAAATCAAATATTGATGTTGCTTATAATCTTGCAAATAAAAAAGGTACTCTTTCAGGTGATTTATTAAAAGGTCAGTTTATTAAAAATGAGTTTTCAACGATAATTAATACCTTTGCTAAGTTTGATCTTACAAAAGAGATTTATGAAAAAGTACAAATAAAAAGTGATATAGACAATCAAATAATCAATACTTTTGTAGATATGGAAAGTTCTCTTACAAAAATTACTGTTCCAAGTAGTACTTTAAATACTGAAAAAAATACTATAAATGCTTTGATTCAAACAAAAATCAAAAAGTATGAGTTTGATACTACAGTAACTGGAAACTTATCAAATCCAAAAGTAAAAGTTGATACAAGTTCTTTTGTTAAAGATAAAATAAAAAATAAAGTTAAAGAAAAGCTTAAAGATAAACTAAAAGACAAAATTGATGGTTCTTTACTTGATAATTTATTAAATAAAGCTCCAAAAAATGAAATAAAAAAACCTGCAACAGATGCAGAAATAGCAAAAGCATTTAGAGAAATTTTTGGATAA
- a CDS encoding F0F1 ATP synthase subunit C — protein MKKIVLLMLAIAGAAFAADGAVANETLKAYSVVAAGIGLGLAALGGAIGMGNTAAATIAGTARNPGLGGKLLTTMFIALAMIEAQVIYALVIAMIALYANPFLG, from the coding sequence ATGAAAAAAATCGTTCTTTTAATGCTAGCTATTGCTGGTGCTGCTTTCGCTGCTGATGGAGCAGTTGCAAACGAAACTTTAAAAGCTTACTCTGTAGTTGCTGCAGGTATTGGTCTTGGTCTTGCTGCACTTGGTGGTGCTATCGGTATGGGTAACACTGCTGCTGCAACAATCGCTGGTACTGCTAGAAACCCAGGTTTAGGTGGAAAATTATTAACTACTATGTTCATTGCATTAGCGATGATCGAAGCACAAGTTATTTATGCATTAGTTATTGCGATGATCGCATTATATGCAAACCCATTCTTAGGGTAA
- a CDS encoding nitrous oxide-stimulated promoter family protein — protein sequence MTKDKFQQEVSTLKTFFTSYCEDKHENQKKKIYNLEYKDETFSFELNLCEDCHELISYSFERLQNCPHEIKPRCRKCPNPCYERTQWKSLAKIMKYSAIKLGLKKLKKVFSLKK from the coding sequence ATGACAAAAGATAAGTTCCAACAAGAAGTTTCAACTTTAAAAACTTTTTTTACAAGTTATTGTGAAGATAAACATGAAAACCAAAAAAAGAAAATTTATAATTTAGAATATAAAGATGAAACTTTCTCTTTTGAACTTAATTTATGTGAAGATTGCCATGAGCTTATTTCATATTCTTTTGAAAGACTACAAAATTGTCCCCATGAAATAAAACCAAGATGTCGAAAATGCCCTAATCCTTGTTATGAAAGAACTCAGTGGAAAAGTTTAGCAAAGATTATGAAATATAGTGCTATAAAGCTTGGATTAAAAAAGTTGAAAAAAGTATTTTCTCTAAAAAAATAG
- a CDS encoding FmdE family protein produces MNYPSFFDEIESIKLKDDLSLFLGAVDDGIIEFTYLDIVKAAGHSCPTVAGAYIMTLEALKYLYKNDIPKRGEIKVFFKDNYVEGVTGVIANVISQVTGATDSYGFKGINGKFKRYDLLEFSSDISSDLRFQRVDDGQFIDISYDSSSVEFNPKIPNLMQKIMKSEANEDEKKEFKYLWQERVRNIFKNIDKVINYNDKR; encoded by the coding sequence ATGAATTATCCAAGTTTTTTTGATGAAATTGAAAGTATAAAATTAAAAGATGACTTATCTTTATTTTTAGGTGCAGTTGATGATGGAATTATAGAGTTTACATATTTAGATATTGTAAAAGCAGCTGGGCATAGTTGTCCTACTGTTGCAGGTGCATATATTATGACTTTAGAGGCTTTAAAATATTTATATAAAAATGATATACCAAAAAGAGGAGAAATAAAAGTTTTTTTTAAAGATAACTATGTAGAAGGTGTTACGGGGGTTATTGCTAATGTTATTTCTCAAGTTACGGGTGCTACTGATTCTTATGGTTTCAAGGGTATTAATGGCAAATTCAAAAGATATGATTTGCTTGAGTTTAGTTCAGATATTTCTTCTGACCTTAGATTTCAAAGAGTTGATGATGGACAGTTTATCGATATTTCTTATGATTCTAGTTCTGTAGAATTTAATCCAAAGATTCCTAACCTTATGCAAAAGATTATGAAAAGTGAGGCAAATGAAGATGAAAAAAAAGAGTTTAAATACTTATGGCAAGAGAGAGTTAGAAATATTTTTAAAAATATAGATAAGGTAATAAACTATAATGACAAAAGATAA
- a CDS encoding SDR family NAD(P)-dependent oxidoreductase yields the protein MFENKTILITGANGGLAKAFISELLTKNIKKLYCTARDVNSLEDIKLLSEKIEVYSLDITKEEQIKELSLKIDNIDILINNAGVNSGKRIFDETKIDFNVNLIGTLNSCQVLPKKLNKNGLIINITSVLALINLPIMALYCASKSALHSLTQALRAELTKENISVIEVLPGPIDTNMTKGQEMPKTSPKDVVKNIFESLSQNQIEIYPDDFSKMIKERLAVDKENLEREFALSVQ from the coding sequence ATGTTTGAAAATAAAACAATACTAATTACAGGAGCTAATGGTGGTTTAGCAAAAGCTTTTATTAGTGAGCTATTAACAAAAAATATAAAAAAACTTTATTGTACAGCACGAGATGTAAATAGTCTTGAAGATATTAAATTACTATCAGAAAAAATAGAAGTTTATTCTTTAGATATTACAAAGGAAGAACAAATAAAAGAACTTTCTTTAAAGATTGATAATATTGATATTTTAATAAATAATGCGGGTGTAAATAGTGGAAAAAGAATTTTTGATGAAACAAAAATTGATTTCAATGTAAATCTTATAGGGACATTAAATTCTTGCCAAGTTTTGCCTAAAAAGTTGAATAAAAATGGATTAATAATAAATATCACTTCTGTTTTAGCTTTAATCAATCTTCCAATAATGGCTTTATATTGTGCTTCAAAAAGTGCTTTACATTCTTTAACACAAGCATTAAGAGCAGAATTGACTAAAGAAAATATTTCAGTGATAGAAGTCTTACCAGGACCTATAGATACAAATATGACAAAAGGTCAAGAAATGCCAAAAACATCACCAAAGGATGTAGTAAAAAATATTTTTGAATCTTTAAGCCAAAATCAAATTGAGATTTATCCTGATGATTTTTCAAAAATGATAAAAGAAAGATTAGCTGTAGATAAAGAAAATCTTGAAAGAGAATTTGCCTTATCTGTCCAGTAA
- a CDS encoding MarR family winged helix-turn-helix transcriptional regulator: MYFNMNLSLGFILNKTAIASKSCFNNKLKEFDISPEQWSIIFRVVENPGLSQKMLSDTTYKDQSNITRSIDRLEKKSFLTRKYNKIDKRTINIFPTKKAEEIVEKIIPISEKHNQLLLNGLNDEEQNLLTLLLNKVYKNIENKEKHNV, from the coding sequence ATGTATTTTAATATGAATTTATCTTTAGGGTTTATTTTAAATAAAACTGCAATTGCTTCTAAGAGTTGTTTTAATAATAAATTAAAAGAATTTGATATATCGCCTGAACAATGGTCTATTATTTTTAGGGTTGTTGAAAATCCAGGACTTAGTCAAAAGATGTTATCTGATACTACATATAAAGACCAATCTAATATTACTAGAAGTATAGATAGGCTTGAAAAGAAGTCTTTTTTGACAAGAAAATATAATAAAATTGATAAAAGAACAATTAATATTTTTCCTACTAAGAAGGCTGAAGAAATTGTTGAGAAAATAATACCTATTTCAGAAAAACATAATCAATTATTATTAAATGGTCTTAATGACGAAGAGCAGAATCTTTTAACCTTATTATTAAATAAGGTTTATAAAAATATTGAAAATAAGGAAAAACATAATGTTTGA